Part of the Lepidochelys kempii isolate rLepKem1 chromosome 8, rLepKem1.hap2, whole genome shotgun sequence genome is shown below.
GGAAAGACTCTAACCAGGATGACAGGCCGCACTCGAGAGTGACTCTGGCCTTATCAGATAGCTCTTCCTGGGTtacattcctgctgtgctgactccccttctctccccacagaGGAGCTCCAGTCCCTGGTGAAGAGACTCCCGGAGGATCGCTTTGTGAACATGACAACAGTCTCCCAGTACTGGGCAATGGACCTCGACGTGCAGCATCGCTACCAGCAGCTGAGCACCAGCCTGAAGCTGCTGCTCAAGAAAACCCATCGAATCATCCGGCGTCTCTTCAACCTCTGCAAACGCTGCCACAGGCAGCCTCGCTTCAGACTGCCAAAGGAGAGGTACAGCATCCCTTAGCACCAGCTCTCGGCTGCCCTGGCCCAAGCTGGGTAGGTGGGGCAAGGCCTGGGACCACCGGGCCCATTTGTTACTCATTGTACTGACCAAACTGGGACTAGAAGGGTGACCGCCTCTCTCCTAACATGTCACGCCATGGACGCTGAGTAGAGAAGCCAGCCCTTGGTGACTGAACTGCTTTGCCCCCTTAGTGCTGGCTCTTCCAGGCTTGGGGCGGTGCCCTGGGGATCCTTGCCTGTGCCGTGGCTAACCTGAGGACTCCAATCTCCAGGGCTGGTCCCTCTCCCCGGAACAATAAATATGTCCAGGGGACAGGCCACCACTCTGACCCTCGGGAAGAGCGGTAGCCATGTTCACGCTGGCATTAAGGAGCCTTTTCTCTCTTGCCTCCTTCTCCTTTAGATCTTTACCCTACTGGTGGAACCACATTCAATCCTTCCTGTACTGCAGCGAGACCACCCCGCCGGGGACTTTCCTGGAAGACAGCCACAGCTGCACCTGCCCCTCCGACCAAGTCTCCTGCCAGGGGTCCATACCATGTGCCTTGGGCGAGGGGCCAGCTTGCGCTGCCTGCGCCGAGGAGAACAGCACCCGCTGTGGGACCTGCAACCCAGGCTACATGCTCAGCCAGGGCTTGTGCCGTCCGGAGGTGGCAGAGTCCCTGGAGCACTATCTGGGCCTGGAGATGGATCTGCAGGACTTGGAGCTCAAGTACCTCCTCCAGAAACGGGACAGCCGCATCGAGGTGCACTCCATCTTCATTAGCAACGACATGCGGCTGGGGAGCTGGTTCGATCCCTCCTGGAGGAAACGCATGCTGCTGACCCTCAAGAGCAACAAGTACAAGCCAGGGCTGGTCCACATCATGATGGCCCTCTCCCTCCAGATATGCCTCACCAAGAACAGCACCCTGGAGCCAGTCATGGCTGTCTACGTCAACCCGTTCGGGGGCAGCCACTCAGAGAGCTGGTTCATGCCTGTGAAGGAGGGGGGCTTCCCGGACTGGGAAAGGACTAACGTGGATGCCTCGGCCCAGTGCCAAAATTGGACGCTCACCTTAGGAAACAAGTGGAAGACCTTCTTTGAGACGGTCCACGTATACCTGAGGAGCCGGATTAAGTCTCTGGATGACAGCTCCAATGAGACTATCTATTATGAGCCTCTAGAGATGGTGGATCCATCTAAGAACTTGGGCTACATGAAAATCAATAGCTTGCAAGTCTTTGGCTTCAGCATGCCGTTTGATCCGGATGCCATCCGGGACCTGATCCTTCAGCTAGATTACCCATACACCCAGGGATCCCAGGACTCGGCCCTGTTACAGCTCATAGAGATCAGGGATCGGGTGAACCGGCTTTCACCGCCCGGCAAAACCCGGCTCGACCTTTTCTCTTGCTTGCTCCGGCACCGACTCAAGCTGGCCAACAACGAAGTGGGAAGGATCCAATCCTCCATGCAGGCCTTCAGTGCTAAAATGCCAAGCCCCATGGAGTATGAGACTGGCAAATTGTGTAGCTAGCCTTGGGGCACCTGGAATCTCTGAGGAGGGGCCAAAGaaaagggagggggatggagaaccAAGACTTCTGAAGGTCCTTACCTTAGTGCCAACCGCGTGCTTCCTCGGGACACCACGTGACCAGCCACAGGGATGGCAGCGTGTGAAGGATGCAAGGAGATGCCCGGGCCATGGCAAGAGACTGCAGGACAGCAGATGCAAAATGGTTAGAAAGGGGAGCCAGGCCTAAGGAGATAGGGTGCTTACCTTGTAATGGCTTGTACTTCTCCCCCTTCCAAGTCACAAATGACAATTGTGACCAGGCAGGAAAATCAACAGGTTATTTCACCTGGGAACAGGCCCATGTGGGGAGACAGCTGGTGGGAGGTGTCTGCCCTAGGGAGGAGACATCTGGTAGTACCTCTGCCTGTGAGCCGAGCCAGTGCTCCACACAGAGCTGGGAGGCGAAGGGATGGGCGGCAAGACCTCagacacccagcaggccagagcttCACTCCCACCCACCCTGTGGGAAGAGGCCGGCTGCGGCCTTCCTCAGCGCAGGCACTTTTGTATTCTTTTTAACAGACGTTTCTACCCACATCCCGGCTTTTCCATTCTCCATGTCACTTTCT
Proteins encoded:
- the BRINP2 gene encoding BMP/retinoic acid-inducible neural-specific protein 2; this translates as MRWQQFEGLRLMVPWASALSLCCWGLAVATAASPVPDQHAAASSPGQAPLDWLLTDRGPFHRAQEYTDFAERYRQGFTTRYRIYREFARWKVNNLALERKDFFSLPLPLAPEFIRNIRLLGRRPSLQQITENLIKKYGTHFLLSATLGGEESLTIFVDKRKLSQKAEAVGTGGGGNSSTISLETLHQLAASYFIDRESTLRRLHHIQIATAAIKVTETRTGPLGCSNYDNLDSVSSVLVQSPENKVQLLGLQVLLPNYLRESFVVAALSYITCSSEGELICRKNDCWCQCGPGFPDCNCPEADIQAMEDSLLQIQDAWDNHNRQFEESEELQSLVKRLPEDRFVNMTTVSQYWAMDLDVQHRYQQLSTSLKLLLKKTHRIIRRLFNLCKRCHRQPRFRLPKERSLPYWWNHIQSFLYCSETTPPGTFLEDSHSCTCPSDQVSCQGSIPCALGEGPACAACAEENSTRCGTCNPGYMLSQGLCRPEVAESLEHYLGLEMDLQDLELKYLLQKRDSRIEVHSIFISNDMRLGSWFDPSWRKRMLLTLKSNKYKPGLVHIMMALSLQICLTKNSTLEPVMAVYVNPFGGSHSESWFMPVKEGGFPDWERTNVDASAQCQNWTLTLGNKWKTFFETVHVYLRSRIKSLDDSSNETIYYEPLEMVDPSKNLGYMKINSLQVFGFSMPFDPDAIRDLILQLDYPYTQGSQDSALLQLIEIRDRVNRLSPPGKTRLDLFSCLLRHRLKLANNEVGRIQSSMQAFSAKMPSPMEYETGKLCS